In Tenebrio molitor chromosome 6, icTenMoli1.1, whole genome shotgun sequence, one genomic interval encodes:
- the LOC138132562 gene encoding membrane-associated progesterone receptor component 1-like produces MAENEAKSGGFLTNIVLEIVQSPLNIALVCLIGVLVYKIVKSRQDVPISRPPEPTLPKLKKRDFTVEELKKYDGTQEDGRVLVAVNGTVYDVTRGKHFYGPGGPYAAFGGRDASRGLATFSVSAKTDEYDDLSDLNTMEMDSVREWEAQFKEKYDVVGKLLKPGEQATSYSDDEEEETPSAAGDKSKDD; encoded by the exons ATGGCCGAAAATGAGGCGAAATCCGGCGGTTTCCTAACAAATATAGTGCTGGAGATCGTGCAAAGTCCGTTGAACATTGCCCTAGTGTGTCTGATCGGTGTTTTAGTGTATAAAATTGTGAAAAGTCGCCAGGACGTGCCTATTTCCAGACCGCCAGAACCCACACTCCCCAAACtcaaaaaaagagactttacTGTTGAAGAACTGAAAAAGTACGACGGCACACAGGAAGACGGGAGGGTCCTGGTGGCCGTCAACGGCACCGTGTACGATGTTACCAGAGGCAAGCACTTTTATGGACCTG GGGGGCCGTACGCGGCTTTCGGCGGCCGGGACGCCTCCAGGGGACTGGCCACGTTCTCCGTGTCGGCGAAAACCGACGAGTACGACGATCTGAGCGATTTGAATACCATGGAAATGGACTCGGTCAGAGAATGGGAAGCACAGTTCAAAG AAAAATACGATGTGGTCGGCAAACTGCTGAAACCCGGCGAGCAGGCGACCAGCTACTCTGACGACGAGGAGGAGGAGACACCCTCGGCCGCCGGCGATAAAAGTAAAGATGATTAA